Proteins from one Silurus meridionalis isolate SWU-2019-XX chromosome 3, ASM1480568v1, whole genome shotgun sequence genomic window:
- the rbm44 gene encoding RNA-binding protein 44 isoform X8 yields the protein MWCSPSVMVPVYLEPSARRVMWPVIPFEQHVWFATNDTVEYQEHCLSVDNGRKFLLCKSVYDLVKISHFMELNDPKLLGWYFSLPAEDRKLMQEEGGLHQFLKQHPALEVHGHIVHLKQLGVGNCQTFQAPEISMNLDGSRRVTFYGMLQCANCGTSCPSGAKKCRCCNTLLLNPEENVCISEDEKTLQLLPSSVREELNLIKAKGHVSKNDSLSSHQLNCIQRTSNNLSATQSNLLNRFQQTEHPRMNNSDGKHFCQMWEEQVSCKVQDIGLFKDSSAQASISLDRELEMQDQNPSSDYDQVSLLPDTNSGIPNLEKETLPEFYSFNSTTIEHTSAQLCDVTDTSMMATESRIEAFIGDEPADCGADKITFHDSVSTLSNSSEWTDLTEDCHSLSNEDEPECEAEKFHSVIVEEASNSTDCIPCINPSCSASGQCTQEVVITHESYISSASPNDLNVKTTTPCEVSPFPPNVSQAVDVSTEFRACFTATRATEITEDFFVKHCQDDSTDGDSCPVNRATIHTLTSDKNTVTDVYMSDLDAICEEFGKFQMIEEELIHLKEEMARSGPDNVGGPRSEQQNGICGCGAISRAKRAELRLLALQFAMCQQHCWRRFHTSPQGETSLQRIEALPDSMSQTLIILEDNYLKMKRKILEGVPLDNLKPLTVDTKRLKTVTCYRPSLIHETLIGDSLPELSFKRPSVLQDEGQTNQADVLKINITGGGHLSKNLTTSQGQTLCDSATLSKTASSERSRDVPASSQQSADSIDTKLCTTKDINSSDAWFDAKEEILCDSQICEDNQSGHIERRDSNQQQKVDASGMKDRCFLLCVSNLPNGVTEMAAQLKLFTDCSVICCFGLRSTMPVKCPFPILVTLGLQ from the exons ATGTGGTGTTCTCCTTCCGTTATGGTACCAGTGTATTTAGAGCCAAGCGCGCGCAGGGTAATGTGGCCCGTTATACCGTTTGAGCAGCACGTTTGGTTTGCTACTAACGACACGGTcg agTATCAGGAGCATTGCCTGTCTGTTGACAACGGAAGGAAATTTTTGTTGTGCAA GTCTGTGTATGATCTTGTGAAAATCAGCCACTTCATGGAGTTGAATGATCCAAAGTTGCTTGGCTGGTATTTCTCTTTACCTGCAGAAGACAGGAAACTAATGCAAG AAGAAGGAGGGCTCCATCAATTTTTGAAACAACATCCTGCTCTTGAAGTACATGGACATATTGTTCATTTAAAAC AGCTTGGCGTAGGAAATTGCCAAACCTTTCAAGCACCTGAAATTTCCATGAATCTTGATGG ATCACGACGGGTTACATTTTATGGCATGTTGCAGTGTGCAAATTGTGGCACAAGTTGTCCATCTGGTGCTAAAAAGTGCAGATGCTGTAACACTCTGTTGCTAAACCCAGAAGAAAACGTTTGCATATCTG AGGATGAAAAGACACTTCAGCTGCTACCAAGCAGTGTACGAGAGGAGCTAAATCTCATAAAAGCCAAAGGACATGTCAGTAAAAATGATTCACTGAGTTCTCATCAGTTGAACTGCATTCAGAGGACCTCCAATAATTTGTCTGCCACccaaagcaatcttttaaacagattCCAGCAAACCGAGCATCCAAGGATGAACAACAGTGATGGCAAGCATTTTTGTCAAATGTGGGAGGAACAAGTGTCGTGTAAAGTGCAGGATATCGGATTGTTTAAAGATTCTTCAGCACAAGCAAGCATTTCACTTGACAGGGAGCTTGAGATGCAAGACCAAAATCCAAGTAGTGATTATGACCAGGTATCCCTGTTACCAGACACCAATTCAGGTATTCCCAATTTAGAAAAGGAGACTCTGCCTGAATTTTACAGTTTCAATAGCACCACAATAGAGCACACATCTGCACAGTTGTGTGACGTCACGGACACCTCTATGATGGCTACTGAAAGCCGCATTGAGGCATTTATCGGTGATGAGCCTGCAGACTGTGGCGCAGACAAAATTACGTTCCATGATTCAGTATCAACCCTCAGCAACTCCTCAGAGTGGACTGATCTCACAGAAGATTGCCATAGTCTCAGTAATGAGGATGAACCAGAATGTGAGGCAGAGAAGTTTCATAGTGTGATTGTCGAAGAAGCCTCAAATTCAACTGACTGTATTCCATGCATTAATCCCAGCTGTTCAGCATCTGGCCAGTGTACTCAAGAGGTTGTGATTACACATGAGAGCTACATTTCTTCTGCCAGCCCGAATGACCTAAATGTTAAAACCACAACACCGTGTGAGGTCTCTCCTTTTCCCCCCAATGTGAGCCAAGCTGTGGATGTCAGCACTGAGTTTAGAGCTTGTTTTACAGCCACCCGGGCAACAGAAATCACTGAGGACTTCTTTGTGAAGCATTGCCAAGATGATTCCACTGACGGTGACTCGTGTCCTGTTAACCGGGCGACAATTCATACACTCACTTCAGACAAAAACACTGTTACTGATGTCTATATGTCTGACTTGGATGCTATTTGTGAG GAATTTGGGAAATTCCAAATGATTGAAGAAGAGCTAATTCatttaaaagaagaaatggCAAG ATCTGGTCCTGACAATGTAGGAGGGCCCAGGAGTGAACAACAGAACGGTATTTGTGGATGTGGTGCCATTTCACGTGCTAAACGGGCCGAGTTGCGTCTACTGGCTCTGCAGTTTGCCATGTGCCAGCAACATTGCTGGAGGCGCTTCCACACATCACCACAGGGTGAAACTTCACTTCAGAG AATCGAAGCACTGCCTGATTCAATGTCGCAGACCCTGATTATCTTGGAGGACAATTACCTCAAGATGAAGAGGAAGATACTGGAAGGTGTTCCTTTGGATAATCTCAAGCCTCTTACTGTGGACACTAAGAGATTAAAAACTGTAACATGCTACAGACCATCTTTG attcatGAGACTTTGATAGGTGACAGTCTGCCTGAGCTTTCTTTCAA AAGGCCCAGTGTTCTTCAAGATGAAGGTCAGACTAACCAAGCTGATGTGTTGAAAATTAACATCACAGGTGGAGGACACCTCAGCAAGAATTTAACAACTTCTCAG GGACAGACATTGTGTGATTCTGCCACATTGTCTAAAACTGCCAGCAGTGAAAGAAGTAGAGATGTGCCTGCCTCCAGCCAACAATCAGCAGACTCGATTGATACCAAGCTTT GTACTACTAAAGACATCAACAGCAGTGATGCCTGGTTTGATGCAAAGGAAGAAATTCTATGTGACAGTCAGATTTGTGAAGACAATCAATCAGGGCACATAGAGCGAAGAGACTCGAATCAGCAACAAAAag TGGATGCCAGTGGAATGAAAGATCGGTGTTTCTTGCTTTGTGTCTCAAACTTGCCAAACGGTGTTACTGAG ATGGCAGCACAACTTAAATTATTTACTGATTGTAGCGTGATCTGCTGCTTTGGTTTGCGAAGTACCATGCCAGTCAAGTGTCCCTTTCCAATTTTAGTAACACTGG GGTTGCAATAG
- the etv5a gene encoding ETS translocation variant 5a isoform X1 produces MDRFYDQQVPFMVPSNQKSSQVEEPYNRTINERKRKFVDTELAQDTEELFQDLSQLQEIWIAEAQVPDDEQFVPDFQPDSLTFHGPPPTKIKRELSPSKELSPCSEDRSPMLYGEKCLYNYSAYERKTSTGFKPLTPPSTPVSPCSSTTTHPMHEQTPPLVHNSTLRQHSLHGQTAVTNSALSQRALPLHNQTPPFAVPCPPQNHNAPFNNEHRFQRQLSEPCLPFLPSEAQAKPSYIPQASSTSPRDGRPPYHRQMSEPVVPVRPQGFKQELLDPRYTEQGVPNMGPPQAAFHPMAIKQEPRDFGFDSEVPNCRSSFGRGANFYQSQESFSFDRDQHLYYDDTCVVPERLEGKVKQEPSVFREGLPYQRRGSLQLWQFLVTLLDDPANGHFIAWTGRGMEFKLIEPEEVARRWGIQKNRPAMNYDKLSRSLRYYYEKGIMQKVAGERYVYKFVCDPEALFSMAFPDNQRPNIKADPDGLPVVEDETLPITHYDEGGSYLVDGGEQCVTGMPFPDGYVY; encoded by the exons ATGGACAGATTTTATGACCAGCAAGTACCATTTATGGTCCCATCAAAT CAGAAATCATCCCAAGTGGAGGAGCCATACAACAGAACCATCaatgagaggaaaagaaagtttgtagacaccgaACTTGCTCAGGACACAGAAG AACTCTTCCAGGATCTCAGTCAGCTACAGGAAATCTGGATTGCAGAGG CCCAGGTGCCTGATGATGAACAGTTTGTTCCAGACTTTCAGCCGGACAGCT TGACATTTCATGGCCCTCCTCCAACCAAGATCAAACGGGAGCTGAGTCCTTCCAAAGAGCTCTCCCCCTGCAGTGAAGACAGGAGTCCAATGCTGTATGGAGAGAAGTGCCTTTATAACTACAG TGCCTATGAAAGGAAAACCTCCACTGGGTTCAAGCCATTGACTCCTCCTTCAACGCCTGTGTCTCCATGCAGTTCTACCACCACTCACCCCATGCATGAACAGACGCCTCCTCTTGTCCATAATTCTACATTAAGGCAACACTCCCTGCACGGACAGACTGCTGTTACCAACTCGGCCCTTAGTCAGAGGGCCCTCCCTCTACATAACCAGACTCCACCTTTTGCAGTGCCATGTCCACCTCAAAACCACAATGCCCCCTTTAACAACGAGCACAG GTTTCAGCGCCAGCTCTCAGAACCTTGTTTGCCATTTCTACCTTCTGAGGCCCAGGCAAAGCCAAGCTACATTCCCCAGGCATCAAGCACTTCACCTAGAGATGGCCGGCCGCCGTATCATCGGCAAATGTCAGAGCCAGTGGTTCCTGTTCGTCCTCAGGGTTTTAAACAGGAGCTGTTGGATCCTCGCTACACCGAGCAGGGTGTTCCCAACATGGGCCCACCCCAGGCTGCCTTCCACCCAATGGCCATTAAGCAAGAGCCAAGAGACTTTGGTTTTGATTCtg AAGTGCCTAACTGCCGGTCTTCATTTGGGAGAGGAGCAAACTTTTACCAAAGCCAAGAAA GTTTTTCTTTTGACAGAGATCAACACTTGTATTATGATGACACATGTGTAGTTCCAGAACGACTTGAAG gaAAAGTCAAGCAGGAGCCTTCTGTATTTCGTGAAGGCCTACCCTACCAACGTCGTGGCTCTCTCCAGCTCTGGCAGTTTCTTGTCACGCTTCTTGATGACCCTGCCAACGGTCACTTCATTGCTTGGACAGGGCGTGGCATGGAGTTTAAGCTTATTGAGCCGGAAGAG GTGGCTCGACGTTGGGGCATTCAGAAAAACCGACCAGCCATGAATTATGACAAGCTGAGTCGCTCTCTGCGCTACTACTATGAGAAAGGCATCATGCAGAAG gtTGCTGGTGAAAGGTATGTCTACAAATTTGTGTGTGACCCCGAGGCCCTCTTCTCTATGGCCTTTCCAGACAACCAGAGGCCAAACATTAAGGCTGATCCTGATGGCTTGCCTGTAGTGGAGGATGAGACATTACCCATCACTCACTATGATGAAGGAGGTTCTTATCTGGTAGATGGAGGAGAGCAGTGCGTCACTGGGATGCCTTTTCCGGATGGCTATGTGTACTGA
- the etv5a gene encoding ETS translocation variant 5a isoform X2 — translation MDRFYDQQVPFMVPSNKSSQVEEPYNRTINERKRKFVDTELAQDTEELFQDLSQLQEIWIAEAQVPDDEQFVPDFQPDSLTFHGPPPTKIKRELSPSKELSPCSEDRSPMLYGEKCLYNYSAYERKTSTGFKPLTPPSTPVSPCSSTTTHPMHEQTPPLVHNSTLRQHSLHGQTAVTNSALSQRALPLHNQTPPFAVPCPPQNHNAPFNNEHRFQRQLSEPCLPFLPSEAQAKPSYIPQASSTSPRDGRPPYHRQMSEPVVPVRPQGFKQELLDPRYTEQGVPNMGPPQAAFHPMAIKQEPRDFGFDSEVPNCRSSFGRGANFYQSQESFSFDRDQHLYYDDTCVVPERLEGKVKQEPSVFREGLPYQRRGSLQLWQFLVTLLDDPANGHFIAWTGRGMEFKLIEPEEVARRWGIQKNRPAMNYDKLSRSLRYYYEKGIMQKVAGERYVYKFVCDPEALFSMAFPDNQRPNIKADPDGLPVVEDETLPITHYDEGGSYLVDGGEQCVTGMPFPDGYVY, via the exons ATGGACAGATTTTATGACCAGCAAGTACCATTTATGGTCCCATCAAAT AAATCATCCCAAGTGGAGGAGCCATACAACAGAACCATCaatgagaggaaaagaaagtttgtagacaccgaACTTGCTCAGGACACAGAAG AACTCTTCCAGGATCTCAGTCAGCTACAGGAAATCTGGATTGCAGAGG CCCAGGTGCCTGATGATGAACAGTTTGTTCCAGACTTTCAGCCGGACAGCT TGACATTTCATGGCCCTCCTCCAACCAAGATCAAACGGGAGCTGAGTCCTTCCAAAGAGCTCTCCCCCTGCAGTGAAGACAGGAGTCCAATGCTGTATGGAGAGAAGTGCCTTTATAACTACAG TGCCTATGAAAGGAAAACCTCCACTGGGTTCAAGCCATTGACTCCTCCTTCAACGCCTGTGTCTCCATGCAGTTCTACCACCACTCACCCCATGCATGAACAGACGCCTCCTCTTGTCCATAATTCTACATTAAGGCAACACTCCCTGCACGGACAGACTGCTGTTACCAACTCGGCCCTTAGTCAGAGGGCCCTCCCTCTACATAACCAGACTCCACCTTTTGCAGTGCCATGTCCACCTCAAAACCACAATGCCCCCTTTAACAACGAGCACAG GTTTCAGCGCCAGCTCTCAGAACCTTGTTTGCCATTTCTACCTTCTGAGGCCCAGGCAAAGCCAAGCTACATTCCCCAGGCATCAAGCACTTCACCTAGAGATGGCCGGCCGCCGTATCATCGGCAAATGTCAGAGCCAGTGGTTCCTGTTCGTCCTCAGGGTTTTAAACAGGAGCTGTTGGATCCTCGCTACACCGAGCAGGGTGTTCCCAACATGGGCCCACCCCAGGCTGCCTTCCACCCAATGGCCATTAAGCAAGAGCCAAGAGACTTTGGTTTTGATTCtg AAGTGCCTAACTGCCGGTCTTCATTTGGGAGAGGAGCAAACTTTTACCAAAGCCAAGAAA GTTTTTCTTTTGACAGAGATCAACACTTGTATTATGATGACACATGTGTAGTTCCAGAACGACTTGAAG gaAAAGTCAAGCAGGAGCCTTCTGTATTTCGTGAAGGCCTACCCTACCAACGTCGTGGCTCTCTCCAGCTCTGGCAGTTTCTTGTCACGCTTCTTGATGACCCTGCCAACGGTCACTTCATTGCTTGGACAGGGCGTGGCATGGAGTTTAAGCTTATTGAGCCGGAAGAG GTGGCTCGACGTTGGGGCATTCAGAAAAACCGACCAGCCATGAATTATGACAAGCTGAGTCGCTCTCTGCGCTACTACTATGAGAAAGGCATCATGCAGAAG gtTGCTGGTGAAAGGTATGTCTACAAATTTGTGTGTGACCCCGAGGCCCTCTTCTCTATGGCCTTTCCAGACAACCAGAGGCCAAACATTAAGGCTGATCCTGATGGCTTGCCTGTAGTGGAGGATGAGACATTACCCATCACTCACTATGATGAAGGAGGTTCTTATCTGGTAGATGGAGGAGAGCAGTGCGTCACTGGGATGCCTTTTCCGGATGGCTATGTGTACTGA
- the rbm44 gene encoding RNA-binding protein 44 isoform X7, with protein sequence MWCSPSVMVPVYLEPSARRVMWPVIPFEQHVWFATNDTVEYQEHCLSVDNGRKFLLCKSVYDLVKISHFMELNDPKLLGWYFSLPAEDRKLMQEEGGLHQFLKQHPALEVHGHIVHLKQLGVGNCQTFQAPEISMNLDGSRRVTFYGMLQCANCGTSCPSGAKKCRCCNTLLLNPEENVCISEDEKTLQLLPSSVREELNLIKAKGHVSKNDSLSSHQLNCIQRTSNNLSATQSNLLNRFQQTEHPRMNNSDGKHFCQMWEEQVSCKVQDIGLFKDSSAQASISLDRELEMQDQNPSSDYDQVSLLPDTNSGIPNLEKETLPEFYSFNSTTIEHTSAQLCDVTDTSMMATESRIEAFIGDEPADCGADKITFHDSVSTLSNSSEWTDLTEDCHSLSNEDEPECEAEKFHSVIVEEASNSTDCIPCINPSCSASGQCTQEVVITHESYISSASPNDLNVKTTTPCEVSPFPPNVSQAVDVSTEFRACFTATRATEITEDFFVKHCQDDSTDGDSCPVNRATIHTLTSDKNTVTDVYMSDLDAICEEFGKFQMIEEELIHLKEEMARSGPDNVGGPRSEQQNGICGCGAISRAKRAELRLLALQFAMCQQHCWRRFHTSPQGETSLQRIEALPDSMSQTLIILEDNYLKMKRKILEGVPLDNLKPLTVDTKRLKTVTCYRPSLIHETLIGDSLPELSFKRPSVLQDEGQTNQADVLKINITGGGHLSKNLTTSQGQTLCDSATLSKTASSERSRDVPASSQQSADSIDTKLCTTKDINSSDAWFDAKEEILCDSQICEDNQSGHIERRDSNQQQKVDASGMKDRCFLLCVSNLPNGVTEYVLQMAAQLKLFTDCSVICCFGLRSTMPVKCPFPILVTLGLQ encoded by the exons ATGTGGTGTTCTCCTTCCGTTATGGTACCAGTGTATTTAGAGCCAAGCGCGCGCAGGGTAATGTGGCCCGTTATACCGTTTGAGCAGCACGTTTGGTTTGCTACTAACGACACGGTcg agTATCAGGAGCATTGCCTGTCTGTTGACAACGGAAGGAAATTTTTGTTGTGCAA GTCTGTGTATGATCTTGTGAAAATCAGCCACTTCATGGAGTTGAATGATCCAAAGTTGCTTGGCTGGTATTTCTCTTTACCTGCAGAAGACAGGAAACTAATGCAAG AAGAAGGAGGGCTCCATCAATTTTTGAAACAACATCCTGCTCTTGAAGTACATGGACATATTGTTCATTTAAAAC AGCTTGGCGTAGGAAATTGCCAAACCTTTCAAGCACCTGAAATTTCCATGAATCTTGATGG ATCACGACGGGTTACATTTTATGGCATGTTGCAGTGTGCAAATTGTGGCACAAGTTGTCCATCTGGTGCTAAAAAGTGCAGATGCTGTAACACTCTGTTGCTAAACCCAGAAGAAAACGTTTGCATATCTG AGGATGAAAAGACACTTCAGCTGCTACCAAGCAGTGTACGAGAGGAGCTAAATCTCATAAAAGCCAAAGGACATGTCAGTAAAAATGATTCACTGAGTTCTCATCAGTTGAACTGCATTCAGAGGACCTCCAATAATTTGTCTGCCACccaaagcaatcttttaaacagattCCAGCAAACCGAGCATCCAAGGATGAACAACAGTGATGGCAAGCATTTTTGTCAAATGTGGGAGGAACAAGTGTCGTGTAAAGTGCAGGATATCGGATTGTTTAAAGATTCTTCAGCACAAGCAAGCATTTCACTTGACAGGGAGCTTGAGATGCAAGACCAAAATCCAAGTAGTGATTATGACCAGGTATCCCTGTTACCAGACACCAATTCAGGTATTCCCAATTTAGAAAAGGAGACTCTGCCTGAATTTTACAGTTTCAATAGCACCACAATAGAGCACACATCTGCACAGTTGTGTGACGTCACGGACACCTCTATGATGGCTACTGAAAGCCGCATTGAGGCATTTATCGGTGATGAGCCTGCAGACTGTGGCGCAGACAAAATTACGTTCCATGATTCAGTATCAACCCTCAGCAACTCCTCAGAGTGGACTGATCTCACAGAAGATTGCCATAGTCTCAGTAATGAGGATGAACCAGAATGTGAGGCAGAGAAGTTTCATAGTGTGATTGTCGAAGAAGCCTCAAATTCAACTGACTGTATTCCATGCATTAATCCCAGCTGTTCAGCATCTGGCCAGTGTACTCAAGAGGTTGTGATTACACATGAGAGCTACATTTCTTCTGCCAGCCCGAATGACCTAAATGTTAAAACCACAACACCGTGTGAGGTCTCTCCTTTTCCCCCCAATGTGAGCCAAGCTGTGGATGTCAGCACTGAGTTTAGAGCTTGTTTTACAGCCACCCGGGCAACAGAAATCACTGAGGACTTCTTTGTGAAGCATTGCCAAGATGATTCCACTGACGGTGACTCGTGTCCTGTTAACCGGGCGACAATTCATACACTCACTTCAGACAAAAACACTGTTACTGATGTCTATATGTCTGACTTGGATGCTATTTGTGAG GAATTTGGGAAATTCCAAATGATTGAAGAAGAGCTAATTCatttaaaagaagaaatggCAAG ATCTGGTCCTGACAATGTAGGAGGGCCCAGGAGTGAACAACAGAACGGTATTTGTGGATGTGGTGCCATTTCACGTGCTAAACGGGCCGAGTTGCGTCTACTGGCTCTGCAGTTTGCCATGTGCCAGCAACATTGCTGGAGGCGCTTCCACACATCACCACAGGGTGAAACTTCACTTCAGAG AATCGAAGCACTGCCTGATTCAATGTCGCAGACCCTGATTATCTTGGAGGACAATTACCTCAAGATGAAGAGGAAGATACTGGAAGGTGTTCCTTTGGATAATCTCAAGCCTCTTACTGTGGACACTAAGAGATTAAAAACTGTAACATGCTACAGACCATCTTTG attcatGAGACTTTGATAGGTGACAGTCTGCCTGAGCTTTCTTTCAA AAGGCCCAGTGTTCTTCAAGATGAAGGTCAGACTAACCAAGCTGATGTGTTGAAAATTAACATCACAGGTGGAGGACACCTCAGCAAGAATTTAACAACTTCTCAG GGACAGACATTGTGTGATTCTGCCACATTGTCTAAAACTGCCAGCAGTGAAAGAAGTAGAGATGTGCCTGCCTCCAGCCAACAATCAGCAGACTCGATTGATACCAAGCTTT GTACTACTAAAGACATCAACAGCAGTGATGCCTGGTTTGATGCAAAGGAAGAAATTCTATGTGACAGTCAGATTTGTGAAGACAATCAATCAGGGCACATAGAGCGAAGAGACTCGAATCAGCAACAAAAag TGGATGCCAGTGGAATGAAAGATCGGTGTTTCTTGCTTTGTGTCTCAAACTTGCCAAACGGTGTTACTGAG TATGTCCTCCAGATGGCAGCACAACTTAAATTATTTACTGATTGTAGCGTGATCTGCTGCTTTGGTTTGCGAAGTACCATGCCAGTCAAGTGTCCCTTTCCAATTTTAGTAACACTGG GGTTGCAATAG